A part of Helicobacter himalayensis genomic DNA contains:
- a CDS encoding YceI family protein: protein MRLLFLVLLSTMFLTATSIDTNKISVTWTAYKTPQKVAVSGSFGDIKFKFGKQKKTLAQTLQNASAVINPMTADLKDEVKNNNIREHFFAKFENKEIKVTLKNVVEGENCGSMLATIKMNGKSVKIPMEYTIANGILKAEGLLDLNLFKLDSARENLQKKVAIEHEGITWSQVKIAFQAPVKP from the coding sequence TGTGCTATTAAGCACAATGTTTCTCACCGCAACGAGTATTGACACAAACAAAATAAGTGTAACTTGGACTGCTTACAAAACACCGCAAAAAGTCGCTGTGAGCGGAAGTTTTGGCGACATCAAGTTCAAGTTTGGCAAACAGAAAAAAACTCTCGCGCAAACACTACAAAACGCAAGCGCTGTGATCAATCCTATGACAGCTGACCTTAAAGATGAGGTCAAAAACAACAATATACGCGAGCATTTCTTTGCAAAATTTGAAAACAAAGAAATCAAGGTAACGCTCAAAAATGTCGTCGAAGGCGAAAACTGCGGGAGTATGCTAGCCACCATCAAAATGAATGGCAAAAGCGTAAAAATCCCTATGGAATACACCATTGCAAATGGAATCTTAAAGGCTGAGGGCTTGCTTGATTTAAATCTTTTTAAGCTAGATTCTGCGAGAGAGAATTTACAGAAAAAAGTCGCAATCGAACACGAGGGGATAACTTGGTCGCAGGTGAAAATTGCTTTTCAAGCGCCTGTAAAACCATAA